One Octopus sinensis linkage group LG11, ASM634580v1, whole genome shotgun sequence genomic window carries:
- the LOC115217518 gene encoding 60S ribosomal protein L9, whose amino-acid sequence MKTIYADQTVNVPDGVTVKVSSRRVTVTGPRGTLYRNFRHLFITITLPRKNLVKVEKYFGKRKELAAVRTVCTHIENMIKGVTKGFRYKMRSVYAHFPINVVVLNGGNAVEIRNFLGEKFARHVEMLPGVMFSVSTAQKDEFVLEGNDIELVSRSAALIQQSTSVKEKDIRKFLDGIYVSEKGTIQE is encoded by the coding sequence atgaagacGATTTACGCTGACCAGACTGTGAACGTGCCGGATGGAGTGACGGTAAAAGTTAGTTCGAGGCGTGTGACGGTTACTGGTCCTCGCGGGACCCTGTATCGAAACTTCCGACACCTTTTCATCACAATTACCCTGCCTAGGAAGAACCTCGTCAAAGTCGAAAAATACTTCGGTAAGAGGAAAGAATTGGCCGCCGTGCGCACTGTTTGCACTCATATTGAGAATATGATCAAGGGTGTTACCAAAGGGTTCCGTTACAAGATGAGGTCTGTTTATGCCCATTTCCCAATCAACGTTGTGGTATTGAATGGCGGCAATGCCGTTGAAATCAGAAATTTCCTTGGAGAGAAATTTGCCCGACATGTGGAAATGTTACCTGGTGTTATGTTCTCTGTATCGACGGCGCAAAAGGATGAATTCGTCTTAGAAGGAAATGATATCGAGTTGGTTTCCAGATCAGCTGCCCTCATCCAACAGTCAACATcagtgaaagaaaaagatataagAAAGTTCTTGGATGGCATTTACGTATCCGAGAAAGGTACTATACAGGAATAA